The following coding sequences are from one Anolis sagrei isolate rAnoSag1 chromosome 6, rAnoSag1.mat, whole genome shotgun sequence window:
- the ZEB1 gene encoding zinc finger E-box-binding homeobox 1 isoform X6 — protein sequence MATCAVTNYNNIVETNSDSDDEDKLHIVEEESITDAADCDNSVPDDDLPKDPTVLPECSESANSCWEDDGMCQGSKEAKEILGPEAQADESACAAKEDECDSDAENEQNHDPNVEEFLQQEDTAVIYPEAPEDDQRQGTPEASGQDENGTPDAFSQLLTCPYCDRGYKRFTSLKEHIKYRHEKNEDNFSCSLCSYTFAYRTQLERHMTSHKSGRDQRHVTQSSGNRKFKCTECGKAFKYKHHLKEHLRIHSGEKPYECPNCKKRFSHSGSYSSHISSKKCIGLVPVNGRTRTGLKTSQCSSPSLSASPGSPAKPQVRQKIENKPLQEQLPVNQIKTEPVDYEFKPIVVASGINCSAPLQNGVFSGGSQLQATSSTQGVVQAVVLPTVGLVSPISINLSDIQNVLKVAVDGNIIRQVLENSHANFASKEQETINTASIQQAGHSLISAISLPLVDQDGTTKIIINYSLEQPSQLQVVPQNLKKENPAPANSCKMEKLPEDLRVKSEKEKSFEGETKDSTCLLNDDCPGEPNALQESKHYNIKNPTQPSQLSDVDAEKSESAVSTEAGEANLSPGQPPLKNLLSLLKAYYALNAQPSSEELTKIADSVNLPLDVVEKWFKKMQAGQISVPSSGPSSPEPDKLKDTVDKDDHTGLTNEHQDSTSGSVSPLKTDKPPAVSTGSTQNGSRNNTPPPSPLNLSSSRNSQGYSYLNEDTQEEPQIEPLDLSLPKQHGESLERSTITSVYQNSAYSVQEEPLNLTCAKKEPQKDSSITDSEPVVNVIPQSANPINIAIPTVTAQLPTIVAIADQNSVPCLRALAANKQTILIPQVAYTYSTTVTPTVQETPKQMQANGSQDERQDTSSEGVSNVEDQNDSDSTPPKKKMRKTENGMYACDLCDKIFQKSSSLLRHKYEHTGKRPHECGICKKAFKHKHHLIEHMRLHSGEKPYQCDKCGKRFSHSGSYSQHMNHRYSYCKREAEERDSTEQDEAAQEHLGGEHGEAGASPSPLDSDERESLTREEDEEEEEEDSEKEEEEEEEEDKVVEGLQNEKECGKLQEEEEGEEEVVTEGNLKVEETVNGESSIKQEVVQKEEPLLDEAASEA from the exons TTACCAATTACAACAACATCGTAGAAACAAATTCAGATTCAGATGATGAAGACAAATTGCACATTGTTGAAGAGGAAAGTATAACAGATGCAGCAGATTGTGATAACAGTGTGCCAGACGATGACTTGCCAAAAGACCCTACAGTATTACCAGAATGCAGTGAAAGTGCAAACAGTTGCTGGGAAGATGATGGTATGTGTCAAG GTAGCAAAGAAGCAAAAGAAATCCTGGGGCCTGAAGCTCAAGCTGATGAATCTGCATGTGCAG CTAAAGAAGATGAATGTGATTCTGAtgcagaaaatgaacaaaatcatgaCCCTAATGTTGAAGAATTTCTGCAGCAAGAAGATACAGCGGTTATCTACCCTGAAGCACCTGAAGATGATCAAAGGCAAGGCACGCCAGAAGCCAGTGGCCAAGATGAAAATG GCACGCCAGATGCATTTTCCCAGCTGCTTACATGCCCTTACTGTGATAGAGGGTACAAACGCTTTACCTCTCTGAAGGAACATATCAAATATCGCCATGAAAAAAATGAAGATAACTTCAGTTGCTCTTTATGCAGTTACACATTTGCATATAGAACGCAACTTGAACGCCATATGACATCACATAAATCAGGAAGAGATCAA AGACATGTGACTCAGTCTAGTGGTAACCGAAAATTTAAGTGCACTGAATGTGGAAAAGCTTTCAAATATAAACATCACTTAAAGGAACACCTACGCATCCACAGTG gaGAAAAGCCATATGAGTGCCCAAACTGCAAGAAACGTTTTTCCCATTCTGGTTCCTATAGCTCCCACATAAGCAGTAAGAAATGTATTGGTCTGGTGCCTGTGAATGGACGAACACGAACGGGACTGAAGACATCTCAGtgctcttccccttccctttctgcaTCTCCGGGTAGTCCAGCAAAGCCACAAGTACGACAAAAAATAGAGAACAAGCCCTTACAAGAACAACTCCCTGTAAACCAAATTAAAACTGAACCTGTGGATTATGAATTCAAGCCTATAGTGGTTGCTTCAGGAATCAACTGTTCGGCCCCTCTGCAAAATGGGGTTTTCAGTGGTGGTAGCCAATTGCAGGCAACCAGTTCTACTCAGGGTGTGGTGCAAGCTGTTGTTTTGCCAACCGTTGGTCTGGTGTCTCCAATAAGTATCAACTTAAGTGACATTCAAAATGTACTCAAAGTTGCCGTAGATGGCAACATTATAAGGCAAGTATTGGAGAACAGTCACGCCAATTTTGCATCCAaagaacaagaaacaatcaacacTGCATCCATACAACAAGCTGGACATTCCCTCATTTCAGCTATCAGTCTTCCTTTGGTTGACCAAGATGGAACAACCAAAATTATTATCAACTACAGCTTGGAGCAGCCTAGTCAGCTTCAGGTTGTGCCACAGAACCTGAAAAAAGAAAACCCTGCCCCGGCAAACAGCTGTAAAATGGAGAAGTtgccagaagatcttagagtgaAGTCTGAGAAAGAGAAAAGCTTTGAAGGAGAGACAAAAGATAGCACTTGCCTTCTAAATGATGACTGTCCAGGAGAGCCTAATGCACTTCAAGAATCAAAGCACTATAATATCAAAAATCCCACTCAGCCGTCTCAGCTCAGTGACGTAGACGCTGAGAAGTCCGAATCCGCTGTTTCAACAGAAGCAGGGGAGGCTAACCTTTCCCCTGGTCAACCCCCTTTAAAAAACCTTTTATCCCTTCTGAAAGCCTATTACGCATTAAATGCACAGCCAAGCTCAGAAGAGCTCACAAAAATTGCCGATTCAGTAAATTTGCCATTGGATGTAGTAGAAAAGTGGTTCAAAAAAATGCAAGCTGGCCAAATTTCTGTACCATCATCTGGACCATCTTCTCCTGAGCCCGACAAATTGAAAGATACTGTTGATAAAGATGACCATACAGGACTTACAAATGAACATCAGGACAGCACATCTGGTTCTGTGAGCCCTCTCAAGACAGATAAACCACCGGCTGTTTCAACAGGATCCACTCAAAACGGCTCACGGAATAACACACCGCCCCCATCACCCCTTAACCTCTCTTCCTCTAGAAATTCACAGGGTTATTCGTACCTTAATGAAGATACCCAAGAAGAGCCACAAATAGAACCTCTTGACCTTTCACTACCAAAGCAACATGGAGAGTCATTGGAACGATCTACCATAACTAGTGTTTACCAGAATAGTGCTTATTCTGTCCAAGAAGAACCTTTGAACTTGACTTGTGCAAAAAAAGAACCACAAAAAGACAGCAGTATTACAGACTCTGAACCAGTTGTAAATGTAATCCCACAAAGTGCCAATCCCATTAATATTGCTATACCTACAGTCACTGCCCAGTTACCTACAATTGTTGCCATTGCTGACCAGAACAGTGTTCCATGCTTACGAGCTCTTGCTGCCAATAAGCAGACTATTCTTATCCCACAGGTAGCTTATACTTACTCAACCACAGTTACTCCTACAGTTCAAGAAACACCAAAACAGATGCAGGCAAATGGAAGTCAG GATGAAAGACAGGACACTAGCTCAGAAGGGGTATCAAATGTGGAGGATCAGAATGATTCTGATTCCACACCGCCGAAGAAGAAGAtgagaaaaacagaaaatggaatgtatgCTTGTGATTTGTGTGACAAAATATTCCAGAAGAGTAGCTCTCTCTTGAGACATAAATATGAACACACAG gtAAAAGACCTCATGAATGTGGGATCTGCAAGAAAGCATTTAAACACAAACATCATTTGATCGAACACATGCGATTGCACTCTGGAGAAAAACCGTATCAGTGTGACAAATGCGGCAAGCGATTTTCACACTCGGGGTCTTACTCTCAGCACATGAATCACCGCTACTCCTATTGCAAAAGGGAAGCAGAGGAACGCGACAGCACAGAGCAGGATGAGGCGGCACAGGAGCACCTGGGTGGGGAGCACGGTGAGGCTGGCGCTTCTCCCTCGCCACTCGACTCGGACGAGAGGGAGAGCTTAACGAgagaggaagacgaggaggaggaggaagaagacagtgagaaagaggaggaggaggaagaagaggaagacaaagTGGTGGAGGGGCTGCAAAACGAAAAAGAATGTGGAAAActacaagaggaggaggaaggtgaggAAGAAGTAGTAACTGAAGGTAACTTGAAGGTTGAAGAAACTGTAAATGGAGAAAGCAGTATTAAACAAGAAGTTGTACAGAAAGAGGAGCCATTGTTAGATGAAGCAGCAAGTGAAGCTTAA
- the ZEB1 gene encoding zinc finger E-box-binding homeobox 1 isoform X3, which produces MADGPRCKRRKQANPRRNHVTNYNNIVETNSDSDDEDKLHIVEEESITDAADCDNSVPDDDLPKDPTVLPECSESANSCWEDDGMCQGSKEAKEILGPEAQADESACAAKEDECDSDAENEQNHDPNVEEFLQQEDTAVIYPEAPEDDQRQGTPEASGQDENGTPDAFSQLLTCPYCDRGYKRFTSLKEHIKYRHEKNEDNFSCSLCSYTFAYRTQLERHMTSHKSGRDQRHVTQSSGNRKFKCTECGKAFKYKHHLKEHLRIHSGEKPYECPNCKKRFSHSGSYSSHISSKKCIGLVPVNGRTRTGLKTSQCSSPSLSASPGSPAKPQVRQKIENKPLQEQLPVNQIKTEPVDYEFKPIVVASGINCSAPLQNGVFSGGSQLQATSSTQGVVQAVVLPTVGLVSPISINLSDIQNVLKVAVDGNIIRQVLENSHANFASKEQETINTASIQQAGHSLISAISLPLVDQDGTTKIIINYSLEQPSQLQVVPQNLKKENPAPANSCKMEKLPEDLRVKSEKEKSFEGETKDSTCLLNDDCPGEPNALQESKHYNIKNPTQPSQLSDVDAEKSESAVSTEAGEANLSPGQPPLKNLLSLLKAYYALNAQPSSEELTKIADSVNLPLDVVEKWFKKMQAGQISVPSSGPSSPEPDKLKDTVDKDDHTGLTNEHQDSTSGSVSPLKTDKPPAVSTGSTQNGSRNNTPPPSPLNLSSSRNSQGYSYLNEDTQEEPQIEPLDLSLPKQHGESLERSTITSVYQNSAYSVQEEPLNLTCAKKEPQKDSSITDSEPVVNVIPQSANPINIAIPTVTAQLPTIVAIADQNSVPCLRALAANKQTILIPQVAYTYSTTVTPTVQETPKQMQANGSQDERQDTSSEGVSNVEDQNDSDSTPPKKKMRKTENGMYACDLCDKIFQKSSSLLRHKYEHTGKRPHECGICKKAFKHKHHLIEHMRLHSGEKPYQCDKCGKRFSHSGSYSQHMNHRYSYCKREAEERDSTEQDEAAQEHLGGEHGEAGASPSPLDSDERESLTREEDEEEEEEDSEKEEEEEEEEDKVVEGLQNEKECGKLQEEEEGEEEVVTEGNLKVEETVNGESSIKQEVVQKEEPLLDEAASEA; this is translated from the exons TTACCAATTACAACAACATCGTAGAAACAAATTCAGATTCAGATGATGAAGACAAATTGCACATTGTTGAAGAGGAAAGTATAACAGATGCAGCAGATTGTGATAACAGTGTGCCAGACGATGACTTGCCAAAAGACCCTACAGTATTACCAGAATGCAGTGAAAGTGCAAACAGTTGCTGGGAAGATGATGGTATGTGTCAAG GTAGCAAAGAAGCAAAAGAAATCCTGGGGCCTGAAGCTCAAGCTGATGAATCTGCATGTGCAG CTAAAGAAGATGAATGTGATTCTGAtgcagaaaatgaacaaaatcatgaCCCTAATGTTGAAGAATTTCTGCAGCAAGAAGATACAGCGGTTATCTACCCTGAAGCACCTGAAGATGATCAAAGGCAAGGCACGCCAGAAGCCAGTGGCCAAGATGAAAATG GCACGCCAGATGCATTTTCCCAGCTGCTTACATGCCCTTACTGTGATAGAGGGTACAAACGCTTTACCTCTCTGAAGGAACATATCAAATATCGCCATGAAAAAAATGAAGATAACTTCAGTTGCTCTTTATGCAGTTACACATTTGCATATAGAACGCAACTTGAACGCCATATGACATCACATAAATCAGGAAGAGATCAA AGACATGTGACTCAGTCTAGTGGTAACCGAAAATTTAAGTGCACTGAATGTGGAAAAGCTTTCAAATATAAACATCACTTAAAGGAACACCTACGCATCCACAGTG gaGAAAAGCCATATGAGTGCCCAAACTGCAAGAAACGTTTTTCCCATTCTGGTTCCTATAGCTCCCACATAAGCAGTAAGAAATGTATTGGTCTGGTGCCTGTGAATGGACGAACACGAACGGGACTGAAGACATCTCAGtgctcttccccttccctttctgcaTCTCCGGGTAGTCCAGCAAAGCCACAAGTACGACAAAAAATAGAGAACAAGCCCTTACAAGAACAACTCCCTGTAAACCAAATTAAAACTGAACCTGTGGATTATGAATTCAAGCCTATAGTGGTTGCTTCAGGAATCAACTGTTCGGCCCCTCTGCAAAATGGGGTTTTCAGTGGTGGTAGCCAATTGCAGGCAACCAGTTCTACTCAGGGTGTGGTGCAAGCTGTTGTTTTGCCAACCGTTGGTCTGGTGTCTCCAATAAGTATCAACTTAAGTGACATTCAAAATGTACTCAAAGTTGCCGTAGATGGCAACATTATAAGGCAAGTATTGGAGAACAGTCACGCCAATTTTGCATCCAaagaacaagaaacaatcaacacTGCATCCATACAACAAGCTGGACATTCCCTCATTTCAGCTATCAGTCTTCCTTTGGTTGACCAAGATGGAACAACCAAAATTATTATCAACTACAGCTTGGAGCAGCCTAGTCAGCTTCAGGTTGTGCCACAGAACCTGAAAAAAGAAAACCCTGCCCCGGCAAACAGCTGTAAAATGGAGAAGTtgccagaagatcttagagtgaAGTCTGAGAAAGAGAAAAGCTTTGAAGGAGAGACAAAAGATAGCACTTGCCTTCTAAATGATGACTGTCCAGGAGAGCCTAATGCACTTCAAGAATCAAAGCACTATAATATCAAAAATCCCACTCAGCCGTCTCAGCTCAGTGACGTAGACGCTGAGAAGTCCGAATCCGCTGTTTCAACAGAAGCAGGGGAGGCTAACCTTTCCCCTGGTCAACCCCCTTTAAAAAACCTTTTATCCCTTCTGAAAGCCTATTACGCATTAAATGCACAGCCAAGCTCAGAAGAGCTCACAAAAATTGCCGATTCAGTAAATTTGCCATTGGATGTAGTAGAAAAGTGGTTCAAAAAAATGCAAGCTGGCCAAATTTCTGTACCATCATCTGGACCATCTTCTCCTGAGCCCGACAAATTGAAAGATACTGTTGATAAAGATGACCATACAGGACTTACAAATGAACATCAGGACAGCACATCTGGTTCTGTGAGCCCTCTCAAGACAGATAAACCACCGGCTGTTTCAACAGGATCCACTCAAAACGGCTCACGGAATAACACACCGCCCCCATCACCCCTTAACCTCTCTTCCTCTAGAAATTCACAGGGTTATTCGTACCTTAATGAAGATACCCAAGAAGAGCCACAAATAGAACCTCTTGACCTTTCACTACCAAAGCAACATGGAGAGTCATTGGAACGATCTACCATAACTAGTGTTTACCAGAATAGTGCTTATTCTGTCCAAGAAGAACCTTTGAACTTGACTTGTGCAAAAAAAGAACCACAAAAAGACAGCAGTATTACAGACTCTGAACCAGTTGTAAATGTAATCCCACAAAGTGCCAATCCCATTAATATTGCTATACCTACAGTCACTGCCCAGTTACCTACAATTGTTGCCATTGCTGACCAGAACAGTGTTCCATGCTTACGAGCTCTTGCTGCCAATAAGCAGACTATTCTTATCCCACAGGTAGCTTATACTTACTCAACCACAGTTACTCCTACAGTTCAAGAAACACCAAAACAGATGCAGGCAAATGGAAGTCAG GATGAAAGACAGGACACTAGCTCAGAAGGGGTATCAAATGTGGAGGATCAGAATGATTCTGATTCCACACCGCCGAAGAAGAAGAtgagaaaaacagaaaatggaatgtatgCTTGTGATTTGTGTGACAAAATATTCCAGAAGAGTAGCTCTCTCTTGAGACATAAATATGAACACACAG gtAAAAGACCTCATGAATGTGGGATCTGCAAGAAAGCATTTAAACACAAACATCATTTGATCGAACACATGCGATTGCACTCTGGAGAAAAACCGTATCAGTGTGACAAATGCGGCAAGCGATTTTCACACTCGGGGTCTTACTCTCAGCACATGAATCACCGCTACTCCTATTGCAAAAGGGAAGCAGAGGAACGCGACAGCACAGAGCAGGATGAGGCGGCACAGGAGCACCTGGGTGGGGAGCACGGTGAGGCTGGCGCTTCTCCCTCGCCACTCGACTCGGACGAGAGGGAGAGCTTAACGAgagaggaagacgaggaggaggaggaagaagacagtgagaaagaggaggaggaggaagaagaggaagacaaagTGGTGGAGGGGCTGCAAAACGAAAAAGAATGTGGAAAActacaagaggaggaggaaggtgaggAAGAAGTAGTAACTGAAGGTAACTTGAAGGTTGAAGAAACTGTAAATGGAGAAAGCAGTATTAAACAAGAAGTTGTACAGAAAGAGGAGCCATTGTTAGATGAAGCAGCAAGTGAAGCTTAA
- the ZEB1 gene encoding zinc finger E-box-binding homeobox 1 isoform X5, producing the protein MDPCLISVTNYNNIVETNSDSDDEDKLHIVEEESITDAADCDNSVPDDDLPKDPTVLPECSESANSCWEDDGMCQGSKEAKEILGPEAQADESACAAKEDECDSDAENEQNHDPNVEEFLQQEDTAVIYPEAPEDDQRQGTPEASGQDENGTPDAFSQLLTCPYCDRGYKRFTSLKEHIKYRHEKNEDNFSCSLCSYTFAYRTQLERHMTSHKSGRDQRHVTQSSGNRKFKCTECGKAFKYKHHLKEHLRIHSGEKPYECPNCKKRFSHSGSYSSHISSKKCIGLVPVNGRTRTGLKTSQCSSPSLSASPGSPAKPQVRQKIENKPLQEQLPVNQIKTEPVDYEFKPIVVASGINCSAPLQNGVFSGGSQLQATSSTQGVVQAVVLPTVGLVSPISINLSDIQNVLKVAVDGNIIRQVLENSHANFASKEQETINTASIQQAGHSLISAISLPLVDQDGTTKIIINYSLEQPSQLQVVPQNLKKENPAPANSCKMEKLPEDLRVKSEKEKSFEGETKDSTCLLNDDCPGEPNALQESKHYNIKNPTQPSQLSDVDAEKSESAVSTEAGEANLSPGQPPLKNLLSLLKAYYALNAQPSSEELTKIADSVNLPLDVVEKWFKKMQAGQISVPSSGPSSPEPDKLKDTVDKDDHTGLTNEHQDSTSGSVSPLKTDKPPAVSTGSTQNGSRNNTPPPSPLNLSSSRNSQGYSYLNEDTQEEPQIEPLDLSLPKQHGESLERSTITSVYQNSAYSVQEEPLNLTCAKKEPQKDSSITDSEPVVNVIPQSANPINIAIPTVTAQLPTIVAIADQNSVPCLRALAANKQTILIPQVAYTYSTTVTPTVQETPKQMQANGSQDERQDTSSEGVSNVEDQNDSDSTPPKKKMRKTENGMYACDLCDKIFQKSSSLLRHKYEHTGKRPHECGICKKAFKHKHHLIEHMRLHSGEKPYQCDKCGKRFSHSGSYSQHMNHRYSYCKREAEERDSTEQDEAAQEHLGGEHGEAGASPSPLDSDERESLTREEDEEEEEEDSEKEEEEEEEEDKVVEGLQNEKECGKLQEEEEGEEEVVTEGNLKVEETVNGESSIKQEVVQKEEPLLDEAASEA; encoded by the exons TTACCAATTACAACAACATCGTAGAAACAAATTCAGATTCAGATGATGAAGACAAATTGCACATTGTTGAAGAGGAAAGTATAACAGATGCAGCAGATTGTGATAACAGTGTGCCAGACGATGACTTGCCAAAAGACCCTACAGTATTACCAGAATGCAGTGAAAGTGCAAACAGTTGCTGGGAAGATGATGGTATGTGTCAAG GTAGCAAAGAAGCAAAAGAAATCCTGGGGCCTGAAGCTCAAGCTGATGAATCTGCATGTGCAG CTAAAGAAGATGAATGTGATTCTGAtgcagaaaatgaacaaaatcatgaCCCTAATGTTGAAGAATTTCTGCAGCAAGAAGATACAGCGGTTATCTACCCTGAAGCACCTGAAGATGATCAAAGGCAAGGCACGCCAGAAGCCAGTGGCCAAGATGAAAATG GCACGCCAGATGCATTTTCCCAGCTGCTTACATGCCCTTACTGTGATAGAGGGTACAAACGCTTTACCTCTCTGAAGGAACATATCAAATATCGCCATGAAAAAAATGAAGATAACTTCAGTTGCTCTTTATGCAGTTACACATTTGCATATAGAACGCAACTTGAACGCCATATGACATCACATAAATCAGGAAGAGATCAA AGACATGTGACTCAGTCTAGTGGTAACCGAAAATTTAAGTGCACTGAATGTGGAAAAGCTTTCAAATATAAACATCACTTAAAGGAACACCTACGCATCCACAGTG gaGAAAAGCCATATGAGTGCCCAAACTGCAAGAAACGTTTTTCCCATTCTGGTTCCTATAGCTCCCACATAAGCAGTAAGAAATGTATTGGTCTGGTGCCTGTGAATGGACGAACACGAACGGGACTGAAGACATCTCAGtgctcttccccttccctttctgcaTCTCCGGGTAGTCCAGCAAAGCCACAAGTACGACAAAAAATAGAGAACAAGCCCTTACAAGAACAACTCCCTGTAAACCAAATTAAAACTGAACCTGTGGATTATGAATTCAAGCCTATAGTGGTTGCTTCAGGAATCAACTGTTCGGCCCCTCTGCAAAATGGGGTTTTCAGTGGTGGTAGCCAATTGCAGGCAACCAGTTCTACTCAGGGTGTGGTGCAAGCTGTTGTTTTGCCAACCGTTGGTCTGGTGTCTCCAATAAGTATCAACTTAAGTGACATTCAAAATGTACTCAAAGTTGCCGTAGATGGCAACATTATAAGGCAAGTATTGGAGAACAGTCACGCCAATTTTGCATCCAaagaacaagaaacaatcaacacTGCATCCATACAACAAGCTGGACATTCCCTCATTTCAGCTATCAGTCTTCCTTTGGTTGACCAAGATGGAACAACCAAAATTATTATCAACTACAGCTTGGAGCAGCCTAGTCAGCTTCAGGTTGTGCCACAGAACCTGAAAAAAGAAAACCCTGCCCCGGCAAACAGCTGTAAAATGGAGAAGTtgccagaagatcttagagtgaAGTCTGAGAAAGAGAAAAGCTTTGAAGGAGAGACAAAAGATAGCACTTGCCTTCTAAATGATGACTGTCCAGGAGAGCCTAATGCACTTCAAGAATCAAAGCACTATAATATCAAAAATCCCACTCAGCCGTCTCAGCTCAGTGACGTAGACGCTGAGAAGTCCGAATCCGCTGTTTCAACAGAAGCAGGGGAGGCTAACCTTTCCCCTGGTCAACCCCCTTTAAAAAACCTTTTATCCCTTCTGAAAGCCTATTACGCATTAAATGCACAGCCAAGCTCAGAAGAGCTCACAAAAATTGCCGATTCAGTAAATTTGCCATTGGATGTAGTAGAAAAGTGGTTCAAAAAAATGCAAGCTGGCCAAATTTCTGTACCATCATCTGGACCATCTTCTCCTGAGCCCGACAAATTGAAAGATACTGTTGATAAAGATGACCATACAGGACTTACAAATGAACATCAGGACAGCACATCTGGTTCTGTGAGCCCTCTCAAGACAGATAAACCACCGGCTGTTTCAACAGGATCCACTCAAAACGGCTCACGGAATAACACACCGCCCCCATCACCCCTTAACCTCTCTTCCTCTAGAAATTCACAGGGTTATTCGTACCTTAATGAAGATACCCAAGAAGAGCCACAAATAGAACCTCTTGACCTTTCACTACCAAAGCAACATGGAGAGTCATTGGAACGATCTACCATAACTAGTGTTTACCAGAATAGTGCTTATTCTGTCCAAGAAGAACCTTTGAACTTGACTTGTGCAAAAAAAGAACCACAAAAAGACAGCAGTATTACAGACTCTGAACCAGTTGTAAATGTAATCCCACAAAGTGCCAATCCCATTAATATTGCTATACCTACAGTCACTGCCCAGTTACCTACAATTGTTGCCATTGCTGACCAGAACAGTGTTCCATGCTTACGAGCTCTTGCTGCCAATAAGCAGACTATTCTTATCCCACAGGTAGCTTATACTTACTCAACCACAGTTACTCCTACAGTTCAAGAAACACCAAAACAGATGCAGGCAAATGGAAGTCAG GATGAAAGACAGGACACTAGCTCAGAAGGGGTATCAAATGTGGAGGATCAGAATGATTCTGATTCCACACCGCCGAAGAAGAAGAtgagaaaaacagaaaatggaatgtatgCTTGTGATTTGTGTGACAAAATATTCCAGAAGAGTAGCTCTCTCTTGAGACATAAATATGAACACACAG gtAAAAGACCTCATGAATGTGGGATCTGCAAGAAAGCATTTAAACACAAACATCATTTGATCGAACACATGCGATTGCACTCTGGAGAAAAACCGTATCAGTGTGACAAATGCGGCAAGCGATTTTCACACTCGGGGTCTTACTCTCAGCACATGAATCACCGCTACTCCTATTGCAAAAGGGAAGCAGAGGAACGCGACAGCACAGAGCAGGATGAGGCGGCACAGGAGCACCTGGGTGGGGAGCACGGTGAGGCTGGCGCTTCTCCCTCGCCACTCGACTCGGACGAGAGGGAGAGCTTAACGAgagaggaagacgaggaggaggaggaagaagacagtgagaaagaggaggaggaggaagaagaggaagacaaagTGGTGGAGGGGCTGCAAAACGAAAAAGAATGTGGAAAActacaagaggaggaggaaggtgaggAAGAAGTAGTAACTGAAGGTAACTTGAAGGTTGAAGAAACTGTAAATGGAGAAAGCAGTATTAAACAAGAAGTTGTACAGAAAGAGGAGCCATTGTTAGATGAAGCAGCAAGTGAAGCTTAA